One window of the Thermodesulfomicrobium sp. WS genome contains the following:
- a CDS encoding AAA family ATPase, with the protein MIESNKPDQRGGIPRIESVRVENYRALRKVELDNLTPMTVLLGPNGSGKSTIFDVFNFLSECFQFGLRHAWDRRGRGKELKTRGADGPIVFELKYREQPKSPIITYHLAIDEGPKGPEVVEEWLQWRRGQKGQPFRFLEFRRGVGRAVSGELPDIQDQRKETTLRSPDLIAVNTLGQLAEHPRVAALREFITDWYVSYLSIDQTRNQPEAGPQERLSKNGENLPNVIQYLKEQHPERLEKIFAVLRQRIPRLERVEAEPMPDGRLLLQIKDAPFEQPVLSKFASDGTLKMLAYLTVLYDPNPPRFIGIEEPENFLHPRLLPELAEECRAATERSQLLITSHSPFLLNAMRAEEVWVLYRDEQGFTRAVRTSGIQGIREFMQAGASLGYLWMEGHFGLGDPLVNQGAPRSEKGRG; encoded by the coding sequence ATGATTGAATCAAACAAACCCGATCAGAGGGGCGGTATCCCACGCATCGAATCTGTGCGAGTGGAAAACTATCGCGCCCTGCGCAAAGTCGAATTGGACAACCTTACGCCGATGACGGTGTTGCTGGGGCCCAATGGCAGCGGCAAATCTACGATCTTCGATGTGTTCAATTTTTTGTCTGAATGCTTCCAGTTTGGCTTGCGTCATGCTTGGGATCGACGCGGGCGTGGCAAGGAACTGAAAACGCGCGGCGCGGATGGCCCCATCGTTTTCGAGCTGAAATATCGTGAGCAACCCAAGAGCCCCATCATCACCTACCACCTGGCGATCGATGAGGGCCCCAAAGGGCCTGAGGTGGTCGAGGAATGGCTGCAATGGCGGCGTGGTCAGAAAGGCCAGCCGTTCCGTTTCCTGGAGTTTCGTCGCGGGGTCGGTCGAGCCGTCAGTGGTGAGTTGCCGGATATCCAAGATCAGCGCAAGGAGACGACGCTGCGCTCGCCGGATTTGATCGCGGTGAATACGCTGGGACAGTTGGCGGAACATCCCCGCGTGGCCGCGCTGCGCGAGTTCATTACCGATTGGTATGTGTCTTACCTGTCCATTGATCAGACACGCAATCAGCCGGAAGCGGGTCCGCAAGAGCGGCTGAGCAAGAACGGGGAGAACTTACCCAACGTCATCCAGTATCTGAAAGAGCAGCACCCGGAACGTTTGGAGAAGATTTTTGCCGTTCTGCGCCAGCGCATTCCGCGCCTGGAACGGGTGGAGGCCGAGCCCATGCCAGATGGCCGCCTGCTGTTGCAAATCAAGGATGCCCCTTTCGAGCAGCCAGTGCTGTCCAAATTCGCATCCGATGGCACCCTGAAGATGCTGGCTTACCTGACCGTGCTTTACGATCCCAACCCGCCGCGCTTCATCGGTATCGAGGAGCCGGAGAATTTCTTGCACCCGCGTTTGCTGCCCGAACTGGCCGAAGAGTGCCGGGCAGCGACTGAGCGCTCACAGTTGTTGATCACCAGCCACTCCCCCTTTCTGCTCAACGCCATGCGTGCCGAAGAGGTGTGGGTGCTCTATCGAGACGAACAAGGCTTTACTCGGGCAGTGAGAACCTCTGGTATTCAGGGCATACGCGAGTTCATGCAGGCTGGCGCCAGCTTGGGTTACCTCTGGATGGAGGGGCATTTTGGCTTGGGCGATCCCTTGGTGAATCAGGGCGCGCCTCGTTCTGAAAAGGGGCGAGGCTGA
- a CDS encoding DUF4276 family protein, producing the protein MLEKLIVFVEEYSMETALEQLLPKLLGEIEFQIVRFQCKNDLLQHAPDRLKAYAAWLPDTWRILVLVDRDDDDCADLKARLEQMAAAAGLLTKTKAGQGQRFQVVNRIAIEELEAWFFGDWTAVQAAYPRVPATVPQKAGFRDPDAIAGGTWEALERILKKAGYFSTGLRKLECARAVAAHMEPARNSSKSFKKFCSAVTAAMA; encoded by the coding sequence ATGCTGGAAAAGCTGATCGTGTTTGTCGAGGAATACTCGATGGAAACGGCGTTGGAGCAACTGCTGCCCAAATTGCTCGGGGAGATCGAATTTCAGATTGTCCGCTTTCAGTGCAAGAACGACCTGCTCCAGCACGCACCTGATCGCCTCAAAGCTTATGCCGCCTGGTTGCCTGATACGTGGCGCATTCTGGTGCTGGTAGATAGAGATGACGATGATTGCGCAGATCTGAAGGCGCGGCTGGAGCAGATGGCTGCAGCAGCAGGCTTATTGACCAAGACGAAAGCCGGGCAGGGTCAGCGCTTCCAGGTCGTCAATCGCATTGCCATCGAGGAGCTTGAAGCCTGGTTTTTTGGTGACTGGACAGCCGTGCAGGCCGCCTACCCCCGGGTACCGGCTACCGTTCCACAGAAAGCGGGTTTTCGCGATCCCGACGCGATTGCGGGCGGCACCTGGGAAGCGCTGGAACGCATCCTCAAGAAGGCCGGCTATTTCAGTACAGGCTTACGCAAATTGGAATGCGCACGCGCTGTGGCTGCGCACATGGAACCGGCGCGAAACAGCTCGAAAAGTTTCAAGAAATTTTGCAGCGCTGTTACGGCGGCAATGGCGTGA